A stretch of Desulfotignum phosphitoxidans DSM 13687 DNA encodes these proteins:
- a CDS encoding proline racemase family protein gives MNFTHNITTVDTHTMGEPTRVVTAGMAHIPGNQMIDKKNWLSEHRDHIRKMLMLEPRGHQDMFGAILTEPVTDEADAGVIFMDSGGYLDMCGHGSMGAVVVLLETGMLSGDIQEKSNLRTLALDTPAGLIHARAVIKDNRVTSVTIQNRDSFFCESMEIELDAIGKVPVDIAYGGNYFALVNADHLNLPVTRVHIDALKALGLAIRDAVNQRFRFSHPVSGQPASVALTEIYENTDPPRNIVVFGTGQVDRSPCGTGTSAKMAFLHHKGRLKPEEPYAYQSVFGTQFMGKILRETRVGDRPAIVPEITGNAWITGFHQFVVDATDPYAFGFNIQAT, from the coding sequence ATGAATTTTACTCACAACATCACCACGGTTGACACGCACACCATGGGCGAACCCACCCGGGTGGTCACCGCCGGCATGGCGCATATTCCCGGAAACCAGATGATCGATAAAAAAAACTGGCTGTCTGAACACCGGGATCATATCCGGAAAATGCTCATGCTGGAACCCAGAGGCCACCAGGACATGTTCGGGGCCATCCTCACGGAACCGGTCACAGACGAAGCTGATGCCGGCGTGATCTTCATGGACAGCGGCGGATATCTGGACATGTGCGGCCACGGCAGCATGGGGGCTGTGGTGGTGCTTCTGGAAACCGGGATGCTGTCCGGAGACATTCAGGAAAAAAGCAACCTCCGGACCCTGGCTTTGGATACCCCGGCCGGCCTGATCCATGCCCGGGCTGTGATTAAAGACAACCGGGTGACCAGCGTCACCATCCAAAACCGGGACTCTTTTTTTTGTGAATCCATGGAGATCGAGCTGGATGCCATCGGCAAAGTCCCGGTGGATATTGCTTATGGCGGCAACTATTTTGCCCTGGTCAATGCCGATCACCTGAACCTGCCGGTGACACGTGTCCATATCGATGCATTGAAAGCCCTGGGGCTGGCCATTCGCGATGCGGTGAATCAGCGATTCCGCTTTAGTCATCCTGTTTCAGGCCAGCCGGCCTCCGTGGCATTGACCGAAATTTATGAAAACACAGATCCCCCCCGGAACATCGTGGTGTTCGGAACCGGGCAGGTGGACCGATCCCCCTGCGGCACCGGCACCAGCGCCAAAATGGCGTTTCTGCATCATAAAGGCCGGCTCAAACCGGAAGAACCCTATGCCTACCAAAGTGTATTCGGCACCCAGTTTATGGGAAAAATTTTAAGGGAAACCAGGGTGGGAGACCGGCCCGCCATTGTGCCGGAAATCACCGGCAATGCCTGGATCACCGGATTTCATCAATTTGTGGTGGATGCCACTGACCCTTACGCATTCGGATTCAACATCCAGGCGACCTGA
- a CDS encoding HDOD domain-containing protein, protein MTARQRQIVSSGSFVISRKQPLVLDAYLGSCVGVALWDPVAEVGGFQHLLLPEPIDGGTPWQPEKYAKTGLPLFIQALCNQGANKTRLKATVAGGGLIGPVSPLDLDLDIGGRTAEIVCNLLEKEKIPVIEREIGGFFGCKMSMDLSSGETGISPLLNPGDFKTSAGLLPPTPAQLQETIQKIKPIPQVVLKLLRMLHDDKDSLKDMAKQVRQDQVISARVIQLCNNVFFSLKMKADSIDRALVLLGEKQFLQLVLSATMKDVFCDETHGYSLCKGGLYTHSVGMAMACEKMAQRISRQISPSVAYTAGLLHDIGKVVLDQYVGQFRPYFYRDIFCKAQDFLSVEKAYFDTNHSEIGMSLVKDWSLPEILHDPIARHHEPELADKQPELTALVYLADLIYSRFVMGQELERMNTDGIAFSLKVLNIRQTQLPALIDEVCLPFHGIN, encoded by the coding sequence ATGACAGCCAGACAGCGGCAGATTGTGTCCTCCGGAAGTTTTGTGATATCCAGAAAGCAGCCCCTTGTCCTGGATGCCTATCTGGGCAGTTGTGTGGGGGTGGCATTGTGGGATCCAGTCGCAGAAGTCGGAGGATTTCAGCATCTGCTTCTTCCGGAACCCATTGACGGGGGAACCCCCTGGCAGCCTGAAAAATATGCCAAAACCGGACTTCCTTTGTTCATTCAAGCACTTTGCAACCAGGGCGCTAACAAAACCCGGCTCAAGGCAACCGTGGCAGGAGGCGGGCTGATCGGTCCGGTTTCCCCGCTGGACCTGGATCTGGATATTGGTGGACGGACAGCTGAAATTGTGTGTAACCTGCTTGAAAAAGAAAAAATTCCTGTGATAGAACGTGAAATCGGGGGATTTTTCGGCTGCAAGATGAGCATGGATCTGTCATCAGGGGAAACCGGCATTTCCCCCTTGCTGAATCCAGGTGATTTCAAGACGTCGGCAGGACTGTTGCCGCCCACACCGGCCCAGCTTCAAGAAACCATTCAAAAAATCAAACCCATCCCCCAGGTTGTGCTCAAACTGTTGCGGATGCTTCATGATGATAAAGACAGCCTGAAAGATATGGCAAAACAGGTCAGACAGGACCAGGTGATCAGTGCCAGGGTCATTCAGCTTTGCAATAATGTGTTTTTCAGCTTGAAAATGAAAGCGGATTCCATTGATCGTGCCCTGGTCCTGCTGGGTGAAAAACAGTTTTTGCAGCTGGTATTATCCGCAACCATGAAAGATGTGTTTTGTGATGAAACGCATGGTTACTCGCTTTGCAAAGGCGGGCTTTACACCCATTCAGTTGGCATGGCCATGGCCTGTGAAAAAATGGCACAGCGGATATCCAGACAGATATCCCCATCGGTTGCCTATACAGCCGGGCTGCTTCACGATATCGGAAAAGTGGTTCTTGATCAGTATGTGGGGCAATTCCGGCCTTATTTTTATCGGGATATTTTTTGTAAGGCCCAGGATTTTCTAAGTGTTGAAAAAGCGTATTTTGACACCAACCACTCGGAAATTGGCATGTCTCTTGTCAAAGACTGGTCATTGCCCGAAATTCTGCATGATCCCATTGCCCGGCATCATGAACCTGAACTGGCAGACAAACAGCCGGAATTGACCGCTCTGGTCTATCTGGCCGATCTGATCTATTCCCGGTTTGTCATGGGACAGGAGCTGGAACGCATGAATACGGATGGGATCGCGTTTTCATTAAAGGTTTTGAACATCAGGCAAACGCAACTGCCGGCTCTGATCGATGAGGTGTGTTTGCCGTTTCATGGCATCAACTGA
- a CDS encoding carbon-nitrogen family hydrolase, producing the protein MNHTKTGLMKIAAIQLSVIENDPEAMVKKAEKAIRSCPDADLVILPEIWQTGFMCFDRYEADAQTLEDPLITRLKILAKEMNVMLHTGSFVEKDKDRLYNTSVLVSADGDILAVYRKIHLFGFQSQETQILTPGDTPVVVDTPFGYLGMATCFDLRFPELFRAMVDQGATMFLVCSAWPYPRLEHWIMLNRVRALENQCHLVCANCCGMNNNIQFVGHSMVIDPWGTVLAGAGDEEAIITTSMDPAETRIARQTFPGLASRKPFLNPERTGE; encoded by the coding sequence ATGAATCATACAAAGACAGGTCTCATGAAAATTGCCGCCATTCAGCTTTCTGTGATTGAAAATGATCCGGAAGCCATGGTTAAAAAAGCGGAAAAAGCCATTCGGTCATGCCCGGATGCGGATCTGGTGATATTGCCGGAAATCTGGCAGACCGGATTCATGTGCTTTGACCGGTATGAGGCCGATGCCCAGACCCTGGAGGACCCGCTGATCACTCGCCTGAAAATCCTGGCAAAAGAGATGAATGTGATGCTGCACACCGGCAGTTTTGTTGAAAAGGATAAAGACCGTCTGTACAACACCAGTGTGCTGGTATCGGCAGATGGAGACATTCTGGCGGTCTACCGGAAAATTCACCTGTTCGGATTTCAGTCACAAGAGACACAGATTCTGACCCCTGGGGACACACCCGTGGTCGTGGACACGCCGTTCGGATATCTGGGCATGGCCACCTGTTTTGACCTGCGGTTTCCCGAGCTGTTCCGGGCCATGGTGGATCAGGGCGCCACGATGTTTCTGGTGTGTTCGGCCTGGCCTTATCCCCGGCTTGAGCACTGGATTATGCTGAACCGGGTCCGGGCGCTGGAAAACCAGTGTCACCTGGTTTGCGCCAACTGCTGCGGGATGAACAACAACATCCAGTTTGTCGGTCACAGCATGGTGATAGATCCCTGGGGCACGGTTCTGGCCGGGGCCGGGGATGAAGAGGCGATCATAACGACCTCCATGGATCCCGCTGAAACCCGAATTGCCCGGCAAACCTTCCCGGGGCTTGCAAGCAGAAAGCCGTTTCTGAATCCGGAAAGGACTGGTGAGTGA